The DNA window TGTCCGACTGTTGCTGAGCAGTTTTTGGATATCAAACGGACCTCCCCAGAAGGTAATTTTAATGTGGCCGATTTCCCCTCTTTTGCAATCAGTTTCGCTACAGCACCCGCTGCTCTAGCTAATTGTCCACCCTTTCCAAGTGTGATTTCTATGTTATGTATGGCCGTGCCTAAGGGCATATCGGTTGAAGTAGATTCATCTTTTTGATCAATCAAAACCCCTTCCCAAACCGTACAAGCTTCTTCCAAAGCATACGGCTTTCTGGATGTAGATGATGATATCTATACAGATGGATCTTATATATATCATATAATGAAGTACCACAATATCATATAATGAAGTACCACATGAGTGGATATATAGGAATCCAAATCTGCCGAATCACTCATGTTATGATCTTCTACATCCTAGGTCTTCCCGTTCCGTCATCTGGCTTATGTTCTTCATGTAGCATTCAGACCGAATGACTCTATGAAATTACGTCGATACTTCCACATATTATGGGTAACGTAGGAGACATCTCTATTTTTCCCCGGGAAATCTTTCGAATTACTATTACCACTGCTTAGCTTTCAATTCGCCTCTGACCATCAAATCAAATGTGAATAACCCGTCCTCCTCTCTTTGAAACAAGGGGCGCTTCTGGTTCTGTCGGTGCTTGAAACAATTTAGTCTTCTCCATATTACTATATCTCTAGAGTCAATAATTTTATATGAGGAACTACTGAACTCAATCACTTGCTGCCGTTACTCTTCAGTTTTCTGTTGAGGTCTATCCTGTAGAGGTACTCAAATTGGATCAGTGATCGATTTCTAGGTTTCGTCGTAAACCTAATTGGTTACTTCCAATTACGTAAATCAATAGTTCAAACCGCACTCAAAGGTAGGGCATTTCCCATTTTTATAGGAACTTCTGTACCAGAAACAATGGTATCTCCAATTATAGCCCCTCTGGGATGTAAAATATATCTCTTCTCACCATCCCCATAGTGTATGAGACAAATGTATGCATTTCGATTAGGGTCGTATTCTATGGTTACGATTCTACCATATATGTCTTTTTCATTCCGTCGAAAATCGATTTTACGGTATAGACGCTTATGACCTCCCCCTCTATGCCCTGCGGTAATGATTCCTCTGGCATTACGACCTTTACCACAACGATGCTGTCCATAGATCAAATTATTTCGTGGATTGGATTTCACTTGACTGTCTACGGCTCCATTGCGTGTGCTCGGGGTAGAAGTTTTGTATAAATGTATCGCCATGCTATTAAGTATTTTGATTTAAGTTCTTTTCTTTCTAAGAGGTGGAATAGAATAACCCGGTTGAAGCGTAATGATCATACGTCTGTAATGCATTGTATGTGCCATAATAGGTCCCATTCTTCTACCCTTTCGGGGGAGTTGATGACTATTCATAGCAATTACCTTGACACCAAAGAAGAGTTCGACCCAATGCTTTATTTCTGTCCTAGTTGATCCTGATTCGACATTAGAAGTATATTGATTTTTTCCCAATAACCGAATACTTTTGTCTGTAAATACTGCATATTTGATTCCATCCATAAATCGATTTTCTTCCCTATGAGTTCGAGTCTCAATAAGAATGCTAGTTCTTACTGTTCATATGTTATGATATGAATATACCACACCAATTCGTTATGTATAGATGATGAGATTCCATTGATACAGAGCCAATTCCAATAGACTTATTGGAGGGTCCCATTGGCGTGCATCCAGTAGGAATTGAACCTACGAATTCGCCAATTATGAGTTGGGCGCTTTAACCATTCAGCCATGGATGCTTAGCGGGGATCCTCGTACATGGTGAATAACCAAATTTCAATTGAAATGAAATCTTTAGGATAAATCAATGCAATTTAGGAGGAATCAATGAAAGGACATCAATTCAAATCCTGGATTTTCGAATTGAGAGAGATATTGAGAGAGATCAAGAATTCTCACTATTTCTTAGATTCATGGACCCAATTCAATTCAGTGGGATCTTTCATTCACATTTTTTTCCACCAAGAACGTTTTATAAAACTCTTGGATCCACGAATTTGGAGTATCCTACTTTCACGCAATTCACAGGGTTCAACAAGCAATCGATATTTCACGATCAAGTGTGTAGTACTGTTTGTAGTAGCGATCCTTATATATCGTATTAACAATCGAAATATGGTCGAAAGAAAAAATCTCTATTTGACAGGGCTTCTTCCTATACCTATGAATTCCATTGGACCCAGAACTGATACATTGGAAGAATCTTTTGGGTCTTCCAATATCAATAGGTTGATTGTTTCGCTCCTGTATCTTCCAAAAGGAAAAAAGATCTCTGAGAGCTTTTTCCTGGATCCGAAAGAGAGTACTTGGGTTCTCCCAATAACTAAAAGGTGTATCATGCCTGAATCTAACTGGGGTTCGCGGTGGTGGAGGAACTGGCTCGGAAAAAAGAGGGATTCTAGTTGTAAGATATCTAATGAAACCGTCGCTGGAATTGAGATCTCATTCAAAGAGAAAGATCTCAAATATCTGGAGTTTCTTTTTGTATATTATATGGATGATCCGATCCGCAAGGACCATGATTGGGAATTGTTTGATCGTCTTTCTCCGAGTAAGAGGCGAAACATAATCAACTTGAATTCGGGACATCTATTCGAAATCTTAGTGAAAGACTGGATTTGTTATCTCATGTTTGCTTTTCGTGAAAAAATACCAATTGAAGTGGGGGGTTTCCTCAAACAACAAGGGGCTGGGTCAACTATTCAATCAAATGATATTGAGCGTTTTTCCCATCTCTTCTTGAGAAACAAGTGGGCTATTTCTTTGCAAAATTGTGCTCAATTTCATATGTGGCAATTCCGCCAAGATCTCTTCGTTAGTTGGGGGAAGAATCCGCACGAATCGGATTTTTTGAGGAACATAGCGAGAGAGAATTGGATTTGGTTAGACAATGTGTGGTTGGTAAACAAGGATCGATTTTTTACCAAGGTACGGAATGTATCGTCAAATATTCAATATGATTCCACAAGATCTAGTTTCGTTCAAGTAACGGATTCTAGCCAATTGAAAGGATCTTCTGATCAATCCAGAGATCATTTCGATTCCATTAGTAATGAGGATTCGGAATATCACACATTGATCAATCAAAGAGAGATTCAACAACTAAAAGAAAGATCGATTCTTTGGGATCCTTCTTTTCTTCAAGCGGAACGAAGAGAGATAGAATCAGACCGATTCCCTAAATGTCTTTCTGGATATTCCTCAATGTCCCGGCTATTCACGGAACGTGAAAGGCAGATGAATAAGCATCTGCTTCCGGAAGAAATCGAAGAATTTCTTGGGAATCCTGCAAGATCCATTCGTTCTTTTTTCTCTGACAGATGGTCAGAACTTCATCTGGGTTCGAATCCTACTGAGAGGTCCACTAGAGATCAGAAATTGTTGAAGAAAGAAGAGGATGTTTCTTTTGTCCCTTCCAGGCGATCGGAAAATAAAGAAATAGTTAATATATTCAAGATAATTACGTATTTACAAAATACCGTCTCAATTCATCCTA is part of the Citrus sinensis mitochondrion, complete genome genome and encodes:
- the rpl2 gene encoding ribosomal protein L2, with protein sequence MAIHLYKTSTPSTRNGAVDSQVKSNPRNNLIYGQHRCGKGRNARGIITAGHRGGGHKRLYRKIDFRRNEKDIYGRIVTIEYDPNRNAYICLIHYGDGEKRYILHPRGAIIGDTIVSGTEVPIKMGNALPLSAV